The following coding sequences lie in one Anguilla anguilla isolate fAngAng1 chromosome 14, fAngAng1.pri, whole genome shotgun sequence genomic window:
- the m17 gene encoding IL-6 subfamily cytokine M17, producing MALSHAWNPPALAWLSLVLVLSAEGSQRCQVEGECACLLHKSTRLSRLMEKQAEDLRTTYMSSQGDFSEMFCKLSVKEVPRAEITGYGTLERLRSVHTTLGLFRQHIAVVTEEQKNLQDSENPLLKELLEAQDQIANLDASVRRLLQTLHPNEPPEVAGPGRGPAPGPARNTFQQKIYGCAVLTNHRDFLSHVWQELKDLKLNGQTCVSRKGRSIRGARPRTS from the exons ATGGCTCTCTCGCATGCATGGAATCCACCTGCTCTGG CGTGGCTGTCGCTGGTGTTGGTGCTGAGTGCAGAGGGGTCCCAGAGGTGTCAGGTGGAGGGAGAATGCGCCTGCCTCCTACACAAGAGCACGCGGCTCTCCAGACTGATGGAGAAGCAGGCCGAGGATCTCCGAACTACATAT ATGAGCAGTCAGGGGGACTTCTCTGAGATGTTCTGCAAGCTGTCGGTGAAGGAGGTTCCGAGGGCGGAGATCACCGGATACGGAACGCTGGAACGTCTGCGCAGCGTTCACACCACGCTGGGCCTGTTCCGGCAGCACATCGCCGTGGTGACGGAGGAACAGAAGAACCTGCAGGATTCCGAGAACCCGCTGCTGAAGGAGCTCCTGGAGGCCCAGGACCAGATCGCCAACCTGGACGCCAGCGTCCGCAGGCTCCTGCAAACTCTGCACCCCAACGAGCCCCCAGAGGTGGCCGGACCTGGCCGTGGCCccgccccgggccccgcccgaAACACCTTCCAGCAGAAGATCTACGGCTGCGCAGTCCTGACCAATCATAGGGACTTCCTGTCTCATGTGTGGCAGGAACTGAAGGACCTGAAGTTAAATGGCCAAACGTGTGTCAGCAGGAAAGGGAGGTCGATCAGGGGGGCCAGACCCAGAACCTCCTGA